A window of the Branchiostoma floridae strain S238N-H82 chromosome 12, Bfl_VNyyK, whole genome shotgun sequence genome harbors these coding sequences:
- the LOC118427508 gene encoding squidulin-like, with translation MADIQAIFDKHDVNKDGSISATELKAVVQEFGLPPCEHLVEQIIKDCDQNGNGQLELNEFNIVIQVLQQVKTAMADPQAMAAEMKKMFTEFDKNGDGVLSKEEMQEALSKVHGINMSAESCEKLLNVADRNGDGKLDYNEFVKMITQQ, from the exons atggcggacatccAGGCTATTTTTGACAAGCATGACGTCAACAAAGATGGCTCCATCTCTGCGACAGAGCTGAAGGCGGTGGTGCAGGAGTTCGGCCTTCCTCCGTGTGAACATCTTGTGGAG CAAATCATCAAGGACTGTGACCAGAACGGAAATGGTCAGCTGGAGCTGAATGAGTTCAACATCGTCATCCAAGTGCTGCAGCAGGTCAAGACGGCCATGGCGGACCCCCAGGCAATGGCCGCGGAGATGAAGAAGATGTTTACAGAGTTTGACAAG AACGGTGACGGTGTCTTGAGCAAGGAGGAAATGCAGGAGGCTCTGTCGAAGGTGCACGGCATCAACATGTCCGCTGAGTCCTGCGAGAAGTTACTGAACGTCGCCGACAGAAACGGAGACGGCAAACTCGACTACAACGAGTTCGTTAAGATGATCACGCAACAGTGA
- the LOC118427509 gene encoding squidulin-like yields MADIKAIFDKHDVNKDGFISASELKAVLKEFDLSGSEHLVGEFIKECDKNGNGKLELDEFKTVIKVLQEAAVALEDPEKSAANMRDVCKEFDKNGDGFLTKAELQEGMQEAIGMSAESCEKLLSVADKNGDGKLDYNEFVNVLVNK; encoded by the exons atggcggacatcaAGGCTATTTTTGACAAGCATGACGTCAACAAAGATGGCTTTATCTCTGCGTCAGAGCTGAAGGCGGTGTTGAAGGAATTCGACCTGAGTGGGTCTGAACATCTTGTGGGG GAATTCATCAAGGAGTGTGACAAGAACGGCAATGGGAAGCTGGAGCTGGATGAGTTCAAAACCGTCATCAAGGTACTGCAGGAGGCCGCGGTCGCCCTGGAGGATCCTGAGAAAAGTGCCGCAAATATGCGGGATGTGTGTAAAGAATTTGACAAG AATGGTGACGGTTTCCTGACCAAGGCGGAGTTACAGGAGGGTATGCAGGAGGCCATCGGCATGTCTGCCGAGTCCTGCGAGAAGTTGCTGAGCGTCGCCGACAAAAACGGAGACGGCAAACTCGACTACAACGAGTTCGTTAACGTGCTCGTGAATAAGTGA
- the LOC118427933 gene encoding calmodulin-4-like, which translates to MSRQPISADDTFAVFKKFDKSKDNLINKKELKTALKELGLAPVSEKLLTCTMEAFDKDKSGALSFTEFQALVSQVEQAKRQLSSKMHEMFKGIDKNGDGHITPQELKAGLAAMGTHMDDKVIDNMIKAADTDSDGRVNYDEFIKVLSCA; encoded by the exons ATGTCTCGTCAACC TATTTCTGCAGATGATACCTTCGCGGTATTCAAGAAATTTGACAAGAGTAAGGACAACCTCATCAATAAGAAAGAGCTGAAGACGGCACTCAAGGAGCTTGGGTTAGCCCCTGTCTCGGAGAAACTCCTCACG TGCACGATGGAAGCCTTCGACAAGGACAAAAGCGGTGCCCTGAGCTTTACGGAGTTCCAGGCGCTGGTGTCGCAGGTAGAGCAGGCAAAACGGCAGCTCAGCTCCAAGATGCACGAGATGTTTAAAGGCATTGACAAG AACGGGGATGGTCACATCACCCCTCAGGAGTTAAAAGCGGGTCTGGCAGCCATGGGGACCCACATGGATGATAAAGTCATCGACAACATGATCAAAGCTGCCGACACCGACAGCGATGGGCGCGTCAACTATGACGAGTTTATCAAGGTCTTGTCATGCGCATAA
- the LOC118428286 gene encoding calmodulin-4-like: MCKDKRTLSPAPCYVIESQGTHEDINVQSQVPSTTDLTTSAEVTTTSVMSHNPISANDTLAIFKKVDKSKDNLINKKELKTALKELGLSPVSDQLIKCTMDAFDKDKSGALNFEEFQALVGQVEQAKGQLSYRMREIFKRMDENGDGSLTPDELKAGLAAMGNHMDDRVIDSMIKAADTDNDGRVNYEEFIKVMSC, from the exons ATGTGCAAAGACAAGAGGACTCTCTCCCCTGCGCCCTGTTACGTAATAGAATCCCAGGGGACTCATGAAGATATAAATGTGCAAAGTCAAGTGCCAAGTACAACCGACCTTACCACTTCAGCTGAAGTCACGACAACGTCAGTCATGTCTCACAATCC GATCTCTGCGAACGATACTCTAGCGATCTTCAAGAAGGTCGATAAGAGTAAGGACAACCTTATCAACAAAAAAGAGCTGAAAACCGCGCTCAAAGAACTTGGACTGTCTCCAGTGTCTGATCAACTCATCAAG TGCACAATGGACGCATTTGACAAGGACAAGAGTGGAGCTCTGAATTTCGAGGAGTTCCAGGCTTTGGTGGGACAAGTGGAGCAGGCTAAGGGACAACTCTCTTACAGGATGCGTGAAATCTTCAAACGCATGGACGAG AACGGTGACGGCAGCCTCACCCCGGATGAACTGAAGGCCGGGCTGGCTGCCATGGGCAACCACATGGACGATCGGGTGATTGACAGCATGATCAAAGCTGCCGACACCGACAACGACGGGCGCGTCAACTACGAGGAGTTCATCAAAGTTATGTCATGCTAA